In Zunongwangia profunda SM-A87, the following proteins share a genomic window:
- a CDS encoding type 1 glutamine amidotransferase domain-containing protein, with protein MKRVLTAIFTVVLFSSCAQNAKKEAQSEPTNSENPQKNIEMKKVLFVLTSHEDLGETGEKTGFWIEEFAAPYYLLKDKGFEITLASPKGGQPPIDPNSKTEDAQTPATERFENDKETQKVLANTVKLENVKQEDFDAIFYPGGHGPLWDLAEDKHSIALIEDFYNHNKPVAAVCHAPGVFKHTKNNEGNYLVKGKKVTGFTNEEEEAVQLMNVVPFLVEDMLKKNGAIYSKKENWTPYAVEDGLLITGQNPASSELVAELLVKKLN; from the coding sequence ATGAAAAGAGTATTAACAGCGATTTTCACTGTGGTTTTATTTTCTTCTTGCGCACAAAACGCTAAAAAAGAAGCGCAATCGGAACCAACAAATAGTGAAAATCCTCAAAAAAACATTGAAATGAAAAAAGTATTATTTGTATTAACAAGTCATGAAGATCTAGGCGAAACCGGAGAAAAAACAGGTTTTTGGATTGAAGAGTTTGCAGCTCCTTATTATCTTTTAAAAGATAAAGGTTTTGAGATCACTTTGGCCTCTCCAAAAGGCGGCCAGCCCCCTATAGACCCTAATAGTAAAACCGAGGATGCTCAAACTCCGGCGACAGAACGTTTTGAAAATGACAAAGAAACTCAAAAAGTTTTGGCTAATACTGTAAAGTTGGAAAATGTTAAGCAAGAAGATTTTGATGCGATATTTTACCCTGGTGGTCACGGACCGTTATGGGATTTAGCTGAAGATAAACATTCTATTGCACTTATTGAAGATTTTTATAACCATAACAAACCTGTTGCTGCTGTTTGTCACGCTCCCGGTGTTTTTAAACACACTAAAAATAATGAAGGGAATTATTTAGTGAAAGGAAAAAAAGTTACCGGCTTCACGAATGAAGAGGAAGAAGCAGTTCAGCTTATGAACGTTGTTCCTTTTTTAGTGGAAGATATGCTTAAGAAGAATGGGGCTATATATTCTAAAAAAGAAAATTGGACTCCTTATGCGGTTGAAGATGGTTTGCTAATCACAGGGCAAAATCCGGCATCTTCTGAACTTGTGGCGGAACTTTTAGTTAAAAAATTGAACTAG
- a CDS encoding Crp/Fnr family transcriptional regulator has protein sequence MSLSSEEVLLIAPYLEKIALKKGENLLEANETVLYQYYVTQGCMRTYFIDQSGKEHTLQFAINDWWISDYTAFFSSTRAIMNIECIQDASLYKISKKGMEELFLKIPQLETFFRKKMERAFASFQKRILAGLAQPAKERHLAFITTYPNIEQSVKNYHIASYLGITTESLSRIRKDNAKK, from the coding sequence ATATCGCTTTCTTCTGAAGAAGTTCTTTTAATTGCCCCTTACCTCGAAAAAATAGCATTAAAAAAAGGCGAAAATTTATTAGAAGCTAATGAAACAGTGCTTTACCAATATTATGTAACCCAGGGGTGCATGCGCACATATTTTATAGATCAATCGGGTAAAGAACATACTTTACAATTTGCGATTAATGATTGGTGGATTAGCGATTACACCGCATTTTTTAGCAGTACCCGGGCGATCATGAATATTGAATGTATTCAAGATGCCAGTCTTTATAAGATTTCTAAAAAAGGGATGGAGGAGTTATTTCTAAAAATACCACAATTGGAAACTTTTTTCAGAAAAAAAATGGAAAGGGCCTTTGCCAGTTTTCAGAAAAGGATTTTAGCAGGCCTGGCGCAACCCGCTAAAGAAAGACATTTAGCGTTTATAACTACATATCCAAATATCGAACAAAGTGTTAAGAACTATCATATTGCCTCTTACCTGGGAATCACAACCGAGAGTTTAAGCCGAATAAGAAAAGATAATGCCAAAAAGTGA
- the sbnA gene encoding 2,3-diaminopropionate biosynthesis protein SbnA yields MNVSFRDKLQVSSSILETIGDTPLVQLKQIPGNSKIEVFAKLESFNPSGSVKARTSYNILQKAIESGELKKGDTVIESSSGNMAIGLAQACLVFGLKLIVVVDPKINKITSQLLETYGATIEMVTEPLKEGGFLGARLAKVKELLKITKNSFWSNQYGNINNPKTHYQTTKEIYEALDGRLDYLFVATSTCGTLMGCAEYIKANHPNTKIIAVDAVGSVLFGGEPGTRKIPGHGAGVDSQFLDEDYIHDFIKVNDLECAQGCWELLQKESILVGGSSGAIIMAYHKFEHQIEEGSRCAFLLSDGGSRYLDTIYNQEWLLKNIPGVYDALTPIGGWKIKPSFEYSLAIIGLGPKGLYGLERLLAQLKNENVEETVHIHLYNKNKYFGAGDVYRTDQPDYLKMNFTNEKIDIRPKEKPDSIVKLENYTKWLSESIGIEESRLSDKFSSRKMVGKYLSSCFKSIIAGAPENIKIYYHNEEVVNITQKEGLLHLKPQQTAKPQESVKVHNLLLTTGHAGNRTELLNSKKVDSSIIDFVYPVEKTLVSINAQASVAIKGMGLTFIDATLSLTEGRGGYFVGECETMQYIPSGNEPAIIYPYSRSGALMIPRVGEMPNVPVLRFFTSEKLQEIRKDSSQKFDFLEELLPLIKKEFIYRYYSLAFKNCGKKLNGSLEFAEMLEEIKSFHSKYPSEKQFSFEELQEPFINHEAYNTSIVKQSLEEMIEQVSLRTKSPLLAAISAWHDISPIFNELYSFGGLTARSHQLFDNHYAPFFNRISYGPPLENMYKILALFKVGIFDFTFGQSPTIQKVQNGKWQMENISVELDNRIVLDYHIDARIPRMNIPSQSSILYKNLFEEGKIRAFQNTDDTGRYETGGMDLTREAHPIDKAGNVIKNMTVYGTPTEGVTFDNDTLSRSRNDFSSIWAKQAVKSLKNFISTTK; encoded by the coding sequence ATGAATGTGAGCTTTAGAGATAAACTTCAGGTTTCTAGTTCTATATTAGAAACAATTGGAGATACTCCATTAGTACAATTAAAGCAAATTCCTGGTAATTCTAAAATTGAAGTTTTTGCCAAATTAGAGAGTTTTAATCCCTCTGGAAGTGTAAAAGCCAGAACATCTTACAATATTCTCCAAAAAGCAATAGAATCAGGAGAATTGAAAAAAGGAGATACCGTTATAGAATCTAGTTCAGGCAATATGGCTATTGGCCTTGCTCAGGCTTGTTTGGTATTTGGGTTAAAACTGATTGTTGTTGTAGACCCCAAAATAAATAAAATTACTTCTCAATTATTAGAAACTTATGGAGCCACTATCGAGATGGTTACTGAACCTCTTAAAGAAGGCGGATTTTTAGGTGCGCGTTTGGCAAAAGTGAAGGAGTTACTTAAAATTACTAAAAACAGTTTTTGGAGTAATCAATATGGGAATATAAATAATCCTAAAACACACTATCAAACTACAAAAGAAATTTATGAGGCTCTAGACGGAAGGTTGGATTATTTATTTGTGGCAACAAGTACCTGTGGGACTTTAATGGGATGTGCCGAATATATAAAAGCTAATCACCCTAATACCAAAATAATAGCAGTAGATGCCGTAGGAAGCGTACTTTTTGGGGGTGAACCAGGAACCCGAAAAATTCCCGGTCATGGTGCCGGGGTAGATTCCCAATTTTTAGATGAAGACTATATCCACGACTTTATTAAGGTAAATGATTTAGAATGTGCTCAAGGATGCTGGGAATTGCTTCAAAAAGAAAGCATTCTTGTTGGTGGCTCTTCTGGAGCGATTATAATGGCATATCATAAATTCGAGCATCAAATTGAAGAAGGTTCACGTTGTGCTTTTTTATTGAGTGATGGCGGAAGCCGATATTTAGACACCATTTATAATCAGGAATGGTTACTAAAAAATATACCGGGAGTTTATGATGCTTTAACGCCAATTGGCGGATGGAAAATAAAACCTTCTTTTGAATATAGCCTTGCCATTATTGGTCTTGGGCCTAAAGGTTTGTACGGTTTGGAGCGTTTACTTGCGCAACTGAAAAATGAGAATGTTGAAGAAACAGTTCATATTCATCTTTACAATAAAAACAAATATTTTGGGGCTGGCGATGTTTATAGGACCGATCAGCCAGATTATTTGAAAATGAATTTCACGAATGAAAAAATAGATATTCGTCCTAAAGAAAAGCCTGATTCCATAGTTAAGTTGGAAAATTACACCAAATGGCTTAGTGAATCTATAGGCATAGAAGAAAGCCGGTTAAGCGATAAATTTTCATCCCGTAAAATGGTAGGGAAATATCTTAGTTCCTGTTTTAAAAGTATAATTGCTGGAGCACCCGAAAATATTAAAATTTACTACCATAATGAGGAGGTGGTGAATATTACTCAAAAAGAGGGATTACTACATCTTAAACCCCAGCAAACAGCAAAACCACAAGAGTCTGTTAAGGTGCATAATTTACTTTTAACTACAGGCCATGCCGGAAATCGAACTGAGCTTTTAAATAGTAAAAAAGTGGATTCTTCGATCATTGATTTTGTATATCCGGTGGAAAAAACTTTAGTGTCTATTAATGCTCAGGCTAGTGTAGCGATAAAAGGAATGGGATTAACCTTTATAGATGCTACTTTATCGCTAACAGAAGGAAGGGGAGGTTATTTTGTTGGCGAATGTGAAACGATGCAATACATCCCTTCAGGAAACGAACCTGCGATCATTTATCCATATTCCAGATCTGGTGCTTTGATGATTCCAAGAGTAGGAGAGATGCCTAATGTACCTGTATTACGATTTTTTACTTCAGAAAAGTTACAGGAGATTAGAAAGGATTCTTCTCAAAAGTTTGATTTTTTAGAAGAACTTCTACCCTTAATTAAGAAAGAATTTATTTATCGATACTATAGCTTAGCATTTAAAAATTGTGGTAAAAAATTAAATGGCTCCTTAGAGTTTGCTGAAATGCTAGAAGAAATTAAATCTTTTCATAGCAAATATCCATCTGAAAAGCAGTTTTCATTTGAAGAATTACAGGAACCTTTTATAAATCATGAAGCTTATAATACTTCTATCGTAAAACAATCTTTAGAAGAGATGATAGAACAAGTCTCTTTAAGAACTAAAAGTCCGTTATTGGCGGCGATTAGTGCCTGGCACGACATTAGCCCTATATTTAACGAACTATACAGTTTTGGTGGATTAACAGCCAGGTCACATCAACTTTTTGATAATCACTATGCTCCATTTTTTAACCGAATTAGCTACGGGCCACCACTAGAAAATATGTACAAAATTTTGGCTTTATTTAAAGTCGGTATTTTCGATTTTACCTTTGGTCAATCTCCTACAATACAAAAAGTTCAAAATGGTAAGTGGCAAATGGAAAACATTTCAGTCGAATTAGACAATAGGATAGTTTTGGATTATCATATCGATGCTCGTATTCCTAGAATGAACATCCCTTCACAGTCTTCTATACTTTATAAAAACCTTTTTGAAGAAGGTAAAATAAGAGCTTTCCAAAATACAGATGATACCGGAAGGTATGAAACAGGTGGGATGGATTTAACAAGGGAAGCACACCCAATAGACAAAGCGGGAAACGTGATAAAAAACATGACGGTATATGGAACACCCACTGAAGGTGTTACCTTCGATAATGATACCCTATCCAGAAGCCGAAACGATTTTTCATCCATCTGGGCAAAGCAGGCCGTCAAATCTCTAAAAAATTTTATTTCAACAACTAAGTAG
- a CDS encoding type III PLP-dependent enzyme domain-containing protein, whose protein sequence is MNNSQYSKGNQEKGLTPITSPWMHDIMNHPKVVDELFKRFGSPLNILHPASFAKNCTRFKEVFQNHDIKFGIFYARKANKAKAFVKQAFIENIGVDTASERELLQSLQLGGDGDHLVLTSAIKTKEQVKTALQNNVPIVLDNDDECVLVNDLAEKNNCKARVAFRLSGFYVNKKKLYSRFGFDIDDIEEYLMKHVGKDKKYNNFKVEGLHFHLDGYSTRQRSEALLHCISLIQKLRENDFSFRFIDMGGGILINYLKHKEEWLNFDVRLKESLKGKISPITFNNNGLGYRFEDGIIKGDRKTYPYFNEINSDKFLEEILKYSDQNGSSVASLLQKENIEIRIEPGRSLVNQSGITMARVVHRKKDAKGQWLIGLEMNMSQMMSSSADFMLDPFVMYANLDQDKTEEKLVDVYFTGAYCLERDVLLKRKVTLPKLPEIGDVVVFVNTAGYMMHFFETQAHLFELAPNLVYTETSKPLKFADFKLDTDN, encoded by the coding sequence ATGAATAATAGTCAATATAGTAAAGGAAATCAGGAAAAAGGACTTACGCCAATTACATCACCGTGGATGCATGATATTATGAATCATCCAAAAGTGGTTGATGAACTTTTTAAAAGGTTTGGTTCTCCGCTAAATATTCTTCATCCTGCTTCTTTTGCTAAAAATTGTACAAGGTTTAAAGAAGTTTTTCAAAACCATGACATAAAATTTGGGATATTCTATGCCAGAAAAGCAAATAAAGCAAAGGCGTTTGTGAAACAGGCTTTTATAGAAAATATAGGTGTAGATACAGCAAGTGAGCGAGAACTTTTACAATCACTTCAACTTGGGGGAGACGGTGATCATTTAGTATTAACTTCTGCTATTAAAACTAAAGAGCAAGTTAAAACCGCACTTCAGAATAATGTGCCTATCGTGTTAGATAATGATGATGAATGTGTTCTCGTAAATGATTTAGCAGAAAAAAATAATTGTAAAGCCCGTGTTGCCTTTCGTCTGAGTGGTTTTTATGTAAACAAAAAGAAACTCTATAGCCGTTTTGGTTTTGATATCGATGATATTGAAGAATACTTAATGAAGCATGTAGGTAAAGATAAAAAGTACAACAATTTTAAGGTAGAAGGATTGCATTTTCATTTAGACGGCTATTCTACCCGGCAAAGAAGTGAAGCCTTATTGCATTGTATAAGCTTAATACAAAAGCTTAGAGAAAATGATTTTTCATTTCGATTTATAGATATGGGGGGAGGAATTTTAATCAACTACCTTAAGCATAAAGAAGAATGGTTAAATTTTGATGTAAGGTTAAAAGAAAGTCTAAAAGGCAAAATCTCACCCATTACGTTTAATAATAACGGACTAGGTTACAGGTTTGAAGACGGAATCATAAAAGGGGATAGAAAAACCTATCCTTACTTTAACGAAATTAATTCAGATAAATTTTTAGAGGAGATTTTAAAGTATTCAGATCAAAATGGGAGTTCAGTGGCATCTTTACTTCAAAAGGAAAATATAGAAATACGAATTGAGCCGGGTAGATCTTTAGTAAACCAGTCGGGAATTACCATGGCAAGAGTTGTACATCGAAAAAAAGATGCGAAAGGGCAGTGGTTAATTGGTTTAGAAATGAATATGAGCCAGATGATGAGTTCTAGTGCCGATTTTATGCTCGATCCATTTGTAATGTATGCAAATCTCGATCAAGATAAGACAGAAGAAAAATTAGTAGATGTTTATTTTACTGGAGCCTATTGTTTAGAAAGAGATGTATTACTAAAACGAAAAGTAACATTACCAAAGCTTCCTGAGATTGGTGATGTCGTGGTATTTGTAAATACCGCGGGTTATATGATGCATTTTTTCGAAACGCAGGCGCATCTTTTTGAGCTTGCACCTAATTTGGTTTATACAGAAACTTCAAAACCCTTAAAATTTGCTGATTTTAAGTTGGACACTGATAATTAG
- a CDS encoding DUF1622 domain-containing protein: MENIKTYIDYTATIVEAIGVLTIFIGTLMALFKFIINQNNGISSTYSILRQSVGKSILLGLEILIAADIMATVVTDPTLKSVSILGLIVLIRTFLSLSLQVELEGKFPWQKARIDK; the protein is encoded by the coding sequence ATGGAAAATATCAAAACGTACATAGATTATACTGCAACCATTGTTGAGGCAATAGGAGTTTTAACCATATTTATAGGAACTTTAATGGCATTGTTTAAGTTTATCATAAATCAAAATAATGGCATCTCCAGCACTTATTCTATCCTACGTCAGTCTGTTGGAAAATCAATACTATTAGGTCTAGAAATCCTGATTGCAGCAGATATTATGGCTACCGTTGTAACCGATCCTACTTTAAAATCTGTTTCTATACTAGGTCTAATTGTGTTGATAAGAACATTTTTAAGTTTATCGTTACAAGTTGAGTTAGAGGGAAAGTTTCCTTGGCAAAAAGCTAGAATCGATAAATAG
- a CDS encoding serine hydrolase domain-containing protein: protein MSSKKSKTIIRIVLAIGTIASLFFVPWIILKAWLMPLPDTIQEQVNYATKLGFDGIIVYVDKKGNAPEFHAAGYKNREQKIPANPHSLFKIASVTKLYHAVAIAKLVRDEQLSLDKTLADYLPELKGRIENADEITLRMMVQHRSGIPNYTDTYMYWAAPKETAEENLALVLDLPANFEPGDDYEYSNTNYLLIDKIIKRVLGYKTFTYIQEAILDRLDLKNTYGSIDDVDLDDVMSGYYVGYEGDLKTDNIGVMLATAEDLGKFIRALNDGSVFKDQKEQDIYSSIYRYDHTGLIPGYQTIAKYHKDIDTVVIQFTNTVDFEGYNWSLHEIIYNRIIKILRKRMDS from the coding sequence ATGAGTTCTAAAAAATCAAAAACAATTATTCGTATAGTATTGGCGATTGGAACAATAGCATCTCTTTTTTTTGTTCCCTGGATTATACTAAAAGCCTGGCTTATGCCCTTACCCGATACAATACAGGAACAGGTAAATTACGCAACAAAATTAGGCTTTGATGGTATTATTGTTTATGTAGATAAAAAGGGAAATGCACCCGAGTTCCATGCGGCCGGTTATAAAAATCGAGAGCAAAAAATTCCGGCAAATCCACATTCCCTATTTAAAATAGCCAGTGTGACCAAATTATATCATGCTGTGGCTATCGCCAAATTAGTAAGGGACGAGCAACTATCTTTAGATAAAACCCTTGCAGATTATTTACCTGAATTAAAAGGTAGAATCGAAAATGCGGATGAGATCACACTACGAATGATGGTACAGCATCGAAGCGGAATTCCTAATTATACCGATACTTATATGTATTGGGCAGCACCAAAAGAAACTGCTGAAGAAAATCTTGCTTTAGTCTTAGATCTACCTGCTAATTTTGAACCTGGCGATGATTACGAATATTCTAACACCAATTACTTGTTAATTGATAAAATTATAAAGCGCGTTTTAGGATATAAAACCTTTACATACATCCAGGAAGCTATTTTAGACAGGCTTGACCTAAAAAATACCTATGGTTCTATTGATGATGTGGATTTAGATGATGTAATGAGTGGTTATTATGTGGGTTATGAAGGGGATTTAAAAACCGATAATATTGGTGTGATGTTGGCTACAGCCGAGGATTTAGGTAAATTTATAAGAGCACTAAACGACGGCTCTGTTTTTAAAGACCAAAAAGAACAGGATATCTATTCTTCAATTTATCGTTATGACCATACCGGTTTAATCCCTGGATATCAAACGATTGCCAAATATCACAAAGATATAGATACGGTAGTCATTCAGTTTACCAATACCGTAGATTTTGAAGGCTATAATTGGAGTTTGCACGAAATCATCTATAACCGAATCATTAAAATCTTGCGAAAAAGAATGGATTCTTAA
- a CDS encoding SDR family NAD(P)-dependent oxidoreductase: MDLQLKGKKAFISGSTQGIGYAIAQQLAQEGASVVINGRTMEKTQKITNQLKKQYPNAQISGIAADFSNKEEVYSLLDQLENIDILINNLGIFDLVEFENITDEQWYHYFEINVMSAVRLSRKLFAKMKQKNWGRMLFISSESGINIPENMIHYGMSKAALSAVANGLSKLTKGTEITINTIIGGPTYSDGVAEAVQHIAASQHIEIEEMKKIILQQSNPHILLQRFITPKEIANLVTYLASPLAIATNGASLRADSGVLKTV, from the coding sequence ATGGATTTACAACTAAAAGGAAAGAAAGCATTTATCAGTGGTTCAACGCAGGGAATAGGCTACGCTATTGCGCAGCAACTAGCACAGGAAGGCGCTTCGGTAGTTATCAACGGAAGAACTATGGAAAAGACTCAAAAAATAACCAATCAATTAAAAAAACAATATCCAAATGCTCAAATATCAGGCATAGCCGCAGATTTTTCCAATAAAGAAGAAGTGTATTCTTTACTCGATCAACTTGAGAACATAGATATATTGATAAACAATTTAGGAATATTCGATTTGGTAGAATTTGAAAATATAACCGATGAGCAATGGTATCATTATTTTGAAATTAACGTTATGAGTGCTGTGCGATTATCCCGAAAATTATTTGCGAAAATGAAACAGAAAAACTGGGGGCGCATGCTATTTATAAGCAGTGAATCTGGGATTAATATCCCTGAAAACATGATTCATTATGGAATGAGCAAAGCGGCACTTTCAGCAGTTGCTAACGGGCTATCCAAACTTACCAAAGGGACAGAAATTACTATCAATACCATTATAGGCGGACCAACTTATTCTGATGGAGTTGCAGAAGCTGTGCAACATATAGCGGCAAGTCAACATATCGAAATTGAAGAGATGAAGAAAATCATTTTACAGCAGTCTAATCCGCATATTCTATTACAGCGCTTTATCACTCCTAAAGAAATCGCCAATTTAGTAACCTATCTGGCCAGTCCTTTAGCCATTGCCACCAATGGCGCATCTTTAAGAGCAGATTCAGGAGTCCTGAAGACGGTATAA
- a CDS encoding TetR/AcrR family transcriptional regulator: MKGRPHIYKNKDLILKAQNVFWEKGYSATSLSDLSKATGAGAGSLYNTFKGGKKELFKKALAQRREDFKAFKIKLENSEVPIQLIKNFFLSLATEPKKSHSKGCIVANTLVEMSFVDEELEKEAIAILRETENLYKSTILEAQENGNLQSKIPADVLAKHLISVWCGINSLRRIYPNRKILEQQIELQLQIIN; encoded by the coding sequence ATGAAAGGGCGACCTCATATTTATAAAAATAAGGATTTGATCTTAAAAGCTCAGAACGTATTCTGGGAGAAAGGTTATAGTGCCACTTCCCTATCTGACCTGAGTAAAGCTACGGGAGCCGGTGCAGGTAGTTTATACAACACCTTTAAAGGAGGAAAGAAAGAACTCTTTAAAAAAGCATTAGCACAACGAAGAGAAGACTTTAAGGCATTCAAAATAAAACTGGAAAATAGCGAAGTCCCCATACAGCTAATTAAAAACTTTTTCCTAAGTCTTGCTACAGAACCTAAAAAATCACACTCCAAAGGATGCATTGTCGCCAATACCCTAGTCGAAATGTCATTTGTTGATGAAGAACTCGAAAAAGAAGCCATCGCAATATTGAGGGAAACGGAAAACTTATATAAATCAACCATCCTAGAAGCGCAGGAAAACGGAAATTTACAATCTAAAATACCAGCTGATGTATTGGCAAAGCATCTAATTAGTGTTTGGTGTGGCATCAACTCTTTAAGAAGAATATATCCTAATCGCAAAATTCTTGAACAGCAGATTGAATTGCAACTGCAAATAATCAACTAA
- a CDS encoding alpha/beta fold hydrolase, whose protein sequence is MEKTKFKTEHVDGINIAYREAGDNKKPSLLLLHGYPSSSHQYRKVFNRLADKYHLIAPDYPGFGHSDFPAPDQYDYTFDNISKTINSFLEKLEIDNYAIVIQDYGAPVGFRIALAHPERVTAIITQNGNAYEEGIGEAWKPIKKLWANRIKENEEALLDAFSLEGLKWNYTHGTQDVESVNPDCWHLDYLRMQRPYAKKVNIDLWYDYQNNLKQYPQWQAYLREHQPPVLVVWGKNDEYFPESGAAAFKKDSKNIEYYIYDTGHFAMEEYGDKIIDEIEKFMTKIA, encoded by the coding sequence ATGGAAAAGACTAAATTTAAAACAGAACATGTAGACGGAATAAATATAGCCTATCGGGAAGCCGGGGATAATAAGAAGCCAAGCTTACTACTTTTACACGGCTACCCTTCTTCTTCGCATCAATATCGAAAAGTGTTTAATCGGCTGGCCGATAAATATCATCTTATCGCTCCAGATTACCCGGGTTTTGGGCATAGCGATTTTCCAGCTCCTGATCAATATGACTATACTTTTGATAACATTTCTAAAACTATCAATAGCTTCTTAGAAAAACTGGAAATTGATAACTATGCTATTGTTATACAAGATTATGGTGCGCCTGTAGGATTTAGAATTGCGCTTGCGCATCCAGAGAGGGTAACAGCTATTATAACCCAAAACGGAAATGCTTATGAAGAAGGTATTGGTGAGGCCTGGAAACCTATTAAGAAGCTATGGGCTAACCGTATTAAAGAGAATGAAGAAGCGCTTTTAGATGCGTTTAGCTTAGAAGGATTAAAATGGAATTACACACACGGTACTCAGGATGTCGAATCAGTTAATCCAGATTGCTGGCATTTAGATTATCTAAGAATGCAACGGCCTTACGCTAAAAAAGTAAATATTGATTTATGGTATGACTATCAAAACAATTTAAAACAATACCCCCAATGGCAGGCGTACCTAAGAGAACACCAACCGCCGGTACTTGTAGTATGGGGGAAAAATGACGAGTACTTCCCAGAAAGCGGTGCAGCAGCCTTCAAAAAAGACTCAAAAAATATCGAATATTATATTTACGATACGGGACACTTCGCAATGGAGGAATACGGTGATAAAATCATCGATGAAATTGAAAAATTTATGACCAAAATAGCTTAA
- a CDS encoding TetR/AcrR family transcriptional regulator, producing the protein MRPQKTLDEDVLAGLTEVFQSKGYEAASLQDLARATGLKKASLYHRFPGGKKQMAEAVLGHLAEWVEEHVFRVLHHTAESPQIRLQKAIDQIKVLYDNGKNTCIFRALSMETGINLFRLQIEKGMNEWLKAFEAIGEELKLDSKTAKDYAYQSMIDIQGSLILTSTLDDPEIFEDALKRITNRYLNDNRQEMQ; encoded by the coding sequence ATGAGACCACAAAAAACATTAGACGAAGATGTCCTGGCAGGACTTACCGAAGTTTTTCAGTCCAAAGGATATGAAGCTGCAAGTCTGCAGGATCTGGCTAGAGCTACAGGGCTAAAAAAAGCTAGTTTGTACCATCGTTTTCCTGGTGGAAAAAAACAAATGGCAGAAGCTGTTTTAGGACATCTGGCGGAGTGGGTCGAAGAACATGTTTTCCGGGTACTTCATCATACGGCAGAATCTCCTCAAATCAGATTGCAAAAAGCGATAGATCAAATAAAAGTCTTATACGATAACGGGAAGAATACCTGTATTTTTCGGGCTCTTTCGATGGAGACCGGTATAAATTTATTTCGCCTCCAAATAGAAAAAGGAATGAATGAGTGGTTAAAAGCTTTTGAAGCTATTGGAGAAGAACTTAAGTTAGATTCAAAAACCGCAAAAGACTATGCGTATCAATCGATGATAGATATACAGGGAAGCCTCATCTTAACCTCAACCTTAGATGATCCTGAAATTTTTGAAGATGCATTAAAAAGAATTACCAATCGATATTTAAACGATAATCGACAGGAAATGCAATGA